In Micrococcus luteus NCTC 2665, a single window of DNA contains:
- a CDS encoding heavy metal translocating P-type ATPase — protein MTHPASSTPAGPPAGTTRRVDLDVTGMTCASCVGRVERKLGKLEGVTASVNLPLEQATVTAPAGVSDEELVAAVEKAGYGATVRRPAPPAGHAGHAGHAHTSEHGEEHAADHDGVDHHDHMAHGPSEDMLKPRLIGAAVLTVPLVLISMVPALQFPHWGWVAFALAAPVALWAAWPFHSAAFRAARHGSSTMDTLVSLGVLVSFSFSAVELILAPDMTAHVGGTMAEMAHHSLYFEAAAVITTFLLLGRWLEARAKREAGAALRALLDLGAAQATLYDPETHDERTVPAESLAPGDVVLIRPGEKVPTDAEVLEGTSAVDASLLTGESVPVEVGPGDALTGATLNTSGRLVARATRVGSDTTLAQMGRLVSEAQTGKARVARLADRISAVFVPIVLGIAVLTFAVWMLVTGDLPSALRAGVAVLVIACPCALGLATPVGLLAGTGRAAQLGILIRGPEVLEDSRTVDTIVLDKTGTVTEGRMALADVLVLDPAFVAETGASRSAFVDETAPDQAADVLLTLAAAVERGSEHPIARAIVAGAEERGLTVPGVADFASTAGGGVSGLVALPHDDGALGSGAHGAAGPDPVRVAVGRGSVLETALDGGILAEHRAAFEAAEQAGATAVWVAVGGRVAGVLSVRDTVKDTSADAIARLRQMGLRPLLVTGDNAAVAAQVAEAVGIPAADVVSGVRPEDKVDVVTRLQSEGAVVAMVGDGVNDAPALAAADMGIAMGSGTDVAREAAQITVMGDDLHQVVQALDLSRRTLGIIRMNLFWAFLYNVLGIPVAALGLLNPMIAGGAMAASSVLVVLNSLRLTRYAR, from the coding sequence ATGACCCACCCCGCCTCCTCCACCCCGGCCGGCCCGCCGGCCGGGACCACCCGCCGCGTCGACCTGGACGTCACCGGCATGACCTGCGCCTCGTGCGTGGGCCGCGTCGAGCGCAAGCTGGGCAAGCTCGAGGGCGTCACGGCGTCCGTGAACCTGCCGCTCGAGCAGGCCACCGTCACCGCGCCCGCCGGCGTCTCGGACGAGGAGCTCGTGGCCGCCGTCGAGAAGGCCGGGTACGGCGCCACCGTGCGCCGTCCCGCCCCGCCGGCCGGACACGCCGGACACGCCGGGCACGCGCACACCTCCGAGCACGGCGAGGAGCATGCCGCGGACCATGACGGCGTGGACCACCACGACCACATGGCCCACGGTCCGAGTGAGGACATGCTCAAGCCGCGCCTGATCGGCGCGGCGGTGCTGACGGTGCCGCTCGTGCTGATCTCCATGGTCCCGGCGCTGCAGTTCCCGCACTGGGGCTGGGTCGCGTTCGCCCTGGCGGCGCCCGTGGCGCTGTGGGCGGCGTGGCCGTTCCACTCGGCGGCGTTCCGCGCGGCCCGGCACGGCTCGTCCACGATGGACACCCTCGTGTCCCTGGGCGTGCTCGTCTCCTTCTCCTTCTCGGCCGTGGAGCTGATCCTGGCGCCGGACATGACCGCCCACGTGGGCGGGACCATGGCGGAGATGGCCCACCACAGCCTGTACTTCGAGGCGGCCGCGGTCATCACCACGTTCCTGCTGCTGGGCCGCTGGCTCGAGGCCCGCGCCAAGCGTGAGGCCGGCGCCGCACTGCGGGCCCTCCTGGACCTGGGCGCGGCCCAGGCCACCCTCTACGACCCCGAGACCCACGACGAGCGCACGGTGCCCGCCGAGTCCCTCGCGCCGGGCGACGTCGTGCTGATCCGCCCCGGCGAGAAGGTGCCCACGGACGCCGAGGTGCTCGAGGGCACCTCGGCCGTGGACGCCTCCCTGCTCACCGGCGAGTCCGTGCCCGTGGAGGTCGGCCCCGGGGACGCCCTCACCGGCGCCACCCTGAACACCTCGGGCCGGCTCGTGGCCCGCGCGACGCGGGTCGGCTCGGACACGACGCTCGCCCAGATGGGACGGCTCGTCTCCGAGGCGCAGACCGGCAAGGCCCGCGTGGCCCGGCTGGCCGACCGCATCTCCGCCGTGTTCGTGCCGATCGTGCTCGGGATCGCCGTGCTGACCTTCGCGGTGTGGATGCTGGTGACCGGCGACCTGCCGTCCGCGCTGCGCGCCGGCGTGGCCGTGCTCGTGATCGCGTGCCCGTGCGCCCTCGGTCTGGCGACCCCGGTCGGCCTGCTGGCCGGCACCGGCCGCGCCGCGCAGCTGGGCATCCTCATCCGCGGCCCCGAGGTGCTCGAGGACTCGCGCACCGTGGACACGATCGTGCTGGACAAGACCGGCACCGTGACCGAGGGCCGCATGGCGCTGGCGGACGTGCTCGTCCTCGACCCCGCTTTCGTGGCCGAAACGGGCGCCTCCCGGAGCGCTTTCGTTGACGAAACGGCGCCGGACCAGGCCGCCGACGTCCTGCTGACCCTGGCGGCCGCCGTCGAGCGCGGGTCCGAGCACCCGATCGCCCGCGCGATCGTGGCCGGCGCCGAGGAGCGCGGCCTGACCGTGCCCGGCGTGGCGGACTTCGCCTCCACGGCCGGCGGCGGCGTGTCCGGGCTGGTCGCCCTCCCCCACGACGACGGCGCCCTCGGCTCCGGCGCGCACGGCGCCGCCGGCCCGGATCCGGTCCGCGTGGCCGTCGGCCGCGGCTCCGTCCTCGAGACCGCCCTCGACGGCGGCATCCTCGCCGAGCACCGGGCCGCGTTCGAGGCCGCGGAGCAGGCCGGCGCCACAGCCGTGTGGGTCGCGGTCGGCGGCCGCGTGGCGGGCGTCCTGTCCGTCCGGGACACCGTGAAGGACACCTCCGCCGACGCGATCGCCCGCCTGCGGCAGATGGGCCTGCGCCCGCTGCTGGTGACCGGCGACAACGCCGCCGTCGCCGCCCAGGTGGCGGAGGCCGTCGGGATCCCGGCCGCGGACGTGGTGTCCGGCGTGCGCCCCGAGGACAAGGTGGACGTGGTGACGCGCCTGCAGTCCGAGGGCGCCGTGGTGGCCATGGTGGGCGACGGCGTCAACGACGCCCCGGCGCTCGCCGCGGCGGACATGGGCATCGCCATGGGCTCGGGGACGGACGTGGCCCGCGAGGCCGCGCAGATCACCGTGATGGGCGACGACCTGCACCAGGTGGTCCAGGCGCTCGACCTGAGCCGCCGCACCCTGGGGATCATCCGGATGAACCTGTTCTGGGCGTTCCTCTACAACGTGCTCGGCATCCCGGTCGCGGCCCTGGGCCTGCTCAACCCGATGATCGCCGGCGGCGCGATGGCGGCCTCGAGCGTGCTCGTGGTGCTGAACTCGCTGCGGCTCACCCGCTACGCGCGCTGA
- a CDS encoding DUF4259 domain-containing protein translates to MGAWGRNVFQNDTALDIVDEVLDGTFDLDEFRRNFRRDEDEGYLTASQGAALLTLGALVRIARNEDHADLEALLEHAETDEVDLTAFIDQFSDEDIETLRELIGVVIREPSCSELYQLWEESGELEQWLEYSRECLP, encoded by the coding sequence ATGGGTGCATGGGGCAGAAACGTCTTCCAGAACGACACCGCGCTGGACATCGTGGACGAGGTCCTCGACGGCACCTTCGACCTGGACGAGTTCCGCAGGAACTTCCGTCGCGACGAGGACGAGGGCTACCTGACCGCGAGCCAGGGCGCCGCACTCCTCACCCTCGGGGCGCTCGTGCGGATCGCCCGGAACGAGGACCACGCGGACCTCGAGGCCCTGCTCGAGCACGCGGAGACGGACGAGGTGGACCTCACCGCCTTCATCGACCAGTTCTCGGACGAGGACATCGAGACCCTGCGCGAGCTGATCGGCGTGGTCATCCGCGAGCCCTCCTGCTCCGAGCTCTACCAGCTCTGGGAGGAGTCCGGGGAGCTCGAGCAGTGGCTCGAGTACTCCCGCGAATGCCTGCCCTGA
- a CDS encoding SRPBCC family protein, with translation MSTEPTPSSAAPETEPAAPSSSGLPQAAPQAAWPERVETGEHQVSYRVTVAAPAHELWAMLADPHRHHEADGSGTVRPKVSGPHRLAVGDRFRVAMRKYGVPYTMPLTATAVDEDELVEWAHPGGHRWRWAFRDNGDGTTEVTETFDYSWARPAVRRAYELLRVPADNGRGIQSSLTRLAGRHL, from the coding sequence ATGAGCACCGAGCCGACCCCCTCGTCCGCCGCCCCCGAGACCGAGCCCGCCGCGCCGTCGTCGTCCGGGCTGCCGCAGGCCGCCCCGCAGGCGGCGTGGCCCGAGCGCGTGGAGACCGGCGAGCACCAGGTGTCCTACCGGGTCACCGTGGCCGCGCCGGCGCACGAGCTGTGGGCGATGCTCGCGGACCCGCACCGCCATCACGAGGCGGACGGGTCCGGGACCGTGCGGCCGAAGGTGAGCGGGCCGCACCGGCTGGCCGTGGGCGACCGGTTCCGCGTGGCCATGCGGAAGTACGGGGTGCCGTACACGATGCCGCTGACCGCCACCGCCGTGGACGAGGACGAGCTCGTGGAGTGGGCCCACCCGGGCGGACATCGGTGGCGCTGGGCGTTCCGAGACAACGGGGACGGCACCACCGAGGTCACCGAGACCTTCGACTACTCGTGGGCCCGGCCGGCCGTGCGCCGCGCGTACGAGCTGCTGCGGGTGCCGGCGGACAACGGGCGGGGCATCCAGTCGAGCCTCACGCGGCTGGCGGGCCGCCACCTCTGA
- a CDS encoding putative quinol monooxygenase, translating to MSVGQDATTAGPVVESVELHVAAGAEAAFEAAVAEAEPLFRDGGATSFALSRQVEDPARYRLLIGWRTLEDHTVAFRESDSFLAWRALVTPHLAQLPAATHWSAV from the coding sequence ATGAGCGTCGGGCAGGACGCGACGACGGCCGGGCCGGTCGTCGAGTCGGTGGAGCTGCACGTGGCCGCGGGGGCGGAGGCGGCGTTCGAGGCCGCCGTCGCCGAGGCCGAGCCGCTGTTCCGGGACGGGGGCGCGACGTCCTTCGCGCTGTCCCGGCAGGTGGAGGACCCGGCGCGCTACCGGCTGCTGATCGGCTGGCGCACGCTCGAGGACCACACCGTGGCCTTCCGCGAGTCCGACTCGTTCCTCGCGTGGCGTGCGCTCGTCACCCCGCACCTGGCGCAGCTGCCGGCCGCGACCCACTGGTCCGCCGTCTGA
- a CDS encoding hotdog fold thioesterase — translation MTETPQSSSGQSRDEILARLEEIYANDPAVREHGVTLGEVAEGRVVLHREVTADMVNSHEICHGGFLFHLADSALAYCVATFGAAPVTRRAEITYVAPARLGAHLVATARQSVEFGRDRMIEVGIEADGQLVAWFTGHSTSPRVHA, via the coding sequence ATGACTGAGACTCCCCAGAGCTCGTCCGGCCAGAGCCGGGACGAGATCCTCGCCCGCCTCGAGGAGATCTACGCGAACGACCCCGCGGTGCGCGAGCACGGCGTCACCCTCGGCGAGGTGGCCGAGGGGCGCGTGGTGCTGCACCGCGAGGTCACCGCGGACATGGTGAACTCGCACGAGATCTGCCACGGCGGCTTCCTGTTCCACCTTGCGGACTCGGCGCTGGCGTACTGCGTGGCGACCTTCGGTGCCGCGCCCGTCACCCGGCGCGCCGAGATCACCTACGTGGCGCCCGCCAGGCTCGGCGCGCACCTCGTGGCGACCGCCCGCCAGTCGGTGGAGTTCGGTCGCGACCGCATGATCGAGGTCGGCATCGAGGCGGACGGCCAGCTCGTCGCCTGGTTCACCGGCCACTCCACGAGCCCGCGGGTGCACGCATGA
- a CDS encoding alpha/beta hydrolase family protein codes for MTQTTSTLVRLRARDGFVLAARHLAPMTTPPASPAGTVVIASATGVKATYYRRYAEFLASHGFHAVTFDYRGVGESREPFAVARRARWADWGALDADAVLGWARTRLPGPLLTVGHSFGGFGVGLADEARHVARHVAVGGQHAYWRDYRARPGRARMWARWHAAMPAITLARGHFPGRRLGWLEDLPRGVALDWARSRRDFTASARTTAGRDELRRRLAAFTADALIVAPVDDDFGTDAALDRADAYSPGRRTVRWRVRPEELGVAEIGHFGLFHARSAPTFWPATLEWLRDGVAPDAAR; via the coding sequence GTGACGCAGACCACCTCCACCCTCGTGCGCCTCCGCGCCCGCGACGGCTTCGTGCTCGCGGCCCGCCACTTGGCCCCCATGACGACGCCCCCGGCCTCGCCTGCCGGCACCGTGGTGATCGCCTCGGCGACCGGGGTGAAGGCCACGTACTACCGGCGCTACGCCGAGTTCCTGGCCAGCCACGGGTTCCACGCGGTCACGTTCGACTACCGGGGTGTCGGGGAGTCCCGTGAGCCGTTCGCCGTGGCGCGGCGGGCGCGGTGGGCGGACTGGGGCGCCCTCGACGCGGACGCCGTGCTCGGCTGGGCCCGGACGCGCCTGCCCGGCCCCCTCCTGACGGTGGGCCACAGCTTCGGCGGGTTCGGCGTCGGGCTCGCGGACGAGGCGCGTCACGTGGCCCGGCACGTGGCCGTCGGCGGGCAGCACGCCTACTGGCGGGACTACCGGGCGCGGCCGGGGAGGGCGCGGATGTGGGCGCGCTGGCACGCGGCGATGCCGGCGATCACGCTGGCCCGCGGGCACTTCCCGGGGCGGCGGCTCGGCTGGCTCGAGGACCTGCCGCGCGGGGTCGCCCTGGACTGGGCGCGCAGTCGCCGCGACTTCACCGCGAGCGCCCGCACCACCGCCGGCCGGGACGAGCTGCGCCGTCGTCTGGCCGCGTTCACGGCGGACGCGCTGATCGTGGCGCCCGTGGACGATGACTTCGGCACCGACGCCGCCCTCGACCGCGCGGACGCCTACTCGCCGGGTCGGCGGACGGTGCGCTGGCGGGTGCGGCCGGAGGAGCTCGGTGTCGCGGAGATCGGGCACTTCGGACTGTTCCACGCGCGGTCCGCGCCGACCTTCTGGCCGGCCACGCTGGAGTGGCTGCGCGACGGGGTCGCCCCGGACGCGGCCCGCTGA
- the adhP gene encoding alcohol dehydrogenase AdhP, with translation MTTMKAAVVTQFGTEADVKEVERPTPGQHEALVKLISSGVCHTDLHAMEGDWPVKPTPPFIPGHEGVGIVEEVGPDVENLKVGDMVGNAWLWRACGHCQYCRTGWETLCEEQVNGGYSVDGSFGEYMLVDARYAPVIPEGADPMEVGPILCAGVTVYKGLKQTEVRPGQWVVISGIGGLGHIAVQYAVAMGMRVVAVDVADDKLALASRHGAELTVNANVADPSVEIQEKIGGAHGVLVTAVHPQAFGQAIAMTRRGGTIVFNGLPPGDFPAPIFDIVLKGLTIRGSIVGTRQDMVEALEFYAAGKIHPTFHTRPLTEINDVFDEMRHGKIEGRVVIDYAMQD, from the coding sequence ATGACCACGATGAAGGCAGCCGTCGTCACCCAGTTCGGCACAGAGGCCGACGTCAAGGAGGTCGAGCGTCCGACGCCCGGCCAGCACGAAGCGCTCGTGAAGCTCATCTCCTCGGGCGTCTGTCACACGGACCTGCACGCGATGGAGGGCGACTGGCCGGTGAAGCCGACCCCGCCGTTCATCCCGGGCCACGAGGGCGTGGGCATCGTCGAGGAGGTCGGACCCGACGTCGAGAACCTCAAGGTCGGGGACATGGTCGGCAACGCGTGGCTGTGGCGAGCGTGCGGCCACTGCCAGTACTGCCGCACCGGGTGGGAGACGCTGTGCGAGGAGCAGGTCAACGGCGGCTACTCCGTGGACGGCTCGTTCGGTGAGTACATGCTCGTGGACGCCCGCTACGCGCCCGTGATCCCCGAGGGCGCGGACCCGATGGAGGTCGGCCCGATCCTGTGCGCCGGCGTCACGGTGTACAAGGGGCTGAAGCAGACCGAGGTGCGGCCCGGGCAGTGGGTCGTGATCTCCGGCATCGGCGGCCTGGGGCACATCGCGGTGCAGTACGCCGTGGCGATGGGCATGCGCGTGGTGGCCGTGGACGTCGCGGACGACAAGCTGGCGCTCGCCTCCCGGCACGGCGCGGAGCTGACCGTGAACGCGAACGTCGCGGACCCCTCCGTGGAGATCCAGGAGAAGATCGGCGGCGCCCACGGCGTGCTCGTCACGGCCGTGCACCCGCAGGCGTTCGGCCAGGCCATCGCGATGACCCGCCGCGGCGGCACGATCGTGTTCAACGGCCTGCCCCCGGGCGACTTCCCCGCGCCGATCTTCGACATCGTCCTCAAGGGCCTGACCATCCGCGGTTCGATCGTGGGCACCCGGCAGGACATGGTCGAGGCACTCGAGTTCTACGCGGCCGGGAAGATCCACCCGACGTTCCACACCCGTCCGCTCACCGAGATCAACGACGTGTTCGACGAGATGCGCCACGGCAAGATCGAGGGCCGCGTCGTGATCGACTACGCGATGCAGGACTGA
- the exaC gene encoding acetaldehyde dehydrogenase ExaC, translated as MTVYAFPGTEGAKVEFKSRYEHFIGGEWTPPVKGQYFENVTPVTGKVFCEVARGTAEDIDAALDAAWKAAPAWGATSPAERALVLHRIADRMEENLEMLAVAETWDNGKAVRETLNADVPLAIDHFRYFAGAIRAQEGRLSQLDEDTVAYHFHEPLGVVGQIIPWNFPLLMGVWKLAPALAAGNAVVIKPAEQTPASIMVFIELIADLLPAGVVNVVNGFGLEAGKPLAQSPRIRKIAFTGETTTGRLIMQYASENIIPVTLELGGKSPNVFFEDVMAADDAYWDKAQEGFTLFALNQGEVCTCPSRALVQESIAEKFLDAVVERTSRIVTGNPLDTDVMMGAQVSNDQLEKIMSYLDIGRQEGAEVLIGGARAEMEGELAGGYYVQPTIFRGDNSMRIFQEEIFGPVVSTTTFTDFDDAMRIANDTLYGLGAGVWSRNGNTAYRAGRAIQAGRVWVNNYHAYPAHAAFGGYKSSGIGRENHLMMLDHYQQTKNLLVSYSEDKLGFF; from the coding sequence ATGACCGTCTACGCATTCCCGGGCACCGAGGGAGCCAAGGTCGAGTTCAAGTCCCGCTACGAGCACTTCATCGGCGGAGAGTGGACACCCCCGGTCAAGGGCCAGTACTTCGAGAACGTCACGCCCGTGACGGGCAAGGTGTTCTGCGAGGTCGCCCGCGGCACGGCCGAGGACATCGACGCCGCCCTCGACGCCGCCTGGAAGGCCGCCCCGGCCTGGGGCGCCACCTCGCCGGCCGAGCGGGCGCTCGTGCTGCACCGCATCGCGGACCGCATGGAGGAGAACCTCGAGATGCTGGCGGTCGCGGAGACGTGGGACAACGGCAAGGCCGTCCGGGAGACCCTCAACGCGGACGTCCCGCTGGCCATCGACCACTTCCGGTACTTCGCCGGCGCGATCCGAGCGCAGGAGGGCCGCCTGTCCCAGCTGGATGAGGACACCGTCGCCTACCACTTCCACGAGCCGCTCGGCGTGGTCGGCCAGATCATCCCGTGGAACTTCCCGCTGCTGATGGGGGTGTGGAAGCTGGCGCCCGCGCTGGCCGCGGGCAACGCCGTCGTGATCAAGCCCGCGGAGCAGACCCCGGCCTCGATCATGGTGTTCATCGAGCTGATCGCGGACCTGTTGCCGGCCGGCGTCGTCAACGTGGTCAACGGCTTCGGCCTCGAGGCCGGCAAGCCGCTCGCGCAGTCGCCGCGCATCCGCAAGATCGCGTTCACGGGCGAGACGACGACGGGCCGGCTGATCATGCAGTACGCCTCGGAGAACATCATCCCGGTGACCCTGGAGCTGGGCGGCAAGTCGCCCAACGTCTTCTTCGAGGACGTCATGGCGGCCGACGACGCCTACTGGGACAAGGCGCAGGAGGGCTTCACCCTGTTCGCGCTGAACCAGGGCGAGGTCTGCACGTGCCCGTCGCGTGCGCTCGTGCAGGAGTCGATCGCGGAGAAGTTCCTCGACGCCGTCGTGGAGCGGACCTCGCGCATCGTCACCGGCAACCCCCTCGACACGGACGTGATGATGGGCGCCCAGGTCTCCAACGACCAGCTCGAGAAGATCATGTCCTACCTGGACATCGGCCGTCAGGAGGGCGCCGAGGTGCTGATCGGCGGCGCCCGCGCCGAGATGGAGGGGGAGCTGGCCGGCGGCTACTACGTGCAGCCCACGATCTTCCGTGGGGACAACTCGATGCGCATCTTCCAGGAGGAGATCTTCGGGCCGGTGGTCTCGACGACCACGTTCACCGACTTCGACGACGCCATGCGGATCGCCAACGACACGCTCTACGGGCTCGGCGCCGGCGTGTGGTCCCGGAACGGCAACACCGCCTACCGCGCGGGCCGGGCGATCCAGGCCGGCCGCGTGTGGGTGAACAACTACCACGCCTACCCGGCCCACGCCGCGTTCGGTGGGTACAAGTCCTCCGGCATCGGCCGTGAGAACCACCTGATGATGCTCGACCACTACCAGCAGACCAAGAACCTGCTCGTCTCCTACTCCGAGGACAAGCTCGGGTTCTTCTGA
- a CDS encoding helix-turn-helix domain-containing protein, translating into MSSTLATGAYRRAVDRAHESLDSVRLSLAPSSSTAPTGADQGLRAALQGLRREIRESWLRSLGALTPAGSALDAGASATAAAVPGQTDPATLSDDDLAAARRDQRLAVALPVVRRMLIHPAAEAGMLAAIGNARGHLLWVEGDRTAVRHAETMGFVAGADWSEASMGTSAPGIVLATGAPTQVSRGEHLSPRVHPWSCSAVPLTDPATGRLVGVLDLTGGEDAVSHLALPLLQATVDAVHAAWRDLPAPSRGRSRGTVPTPGPSAPPSASPGPSPAGAPHRHDEAAGLLRVTGHLPPTLDGVELTGRHAEILTLLAWHGPGLTGAELEVALYPEEMAGPRSAPGDAPARAISLRAEVHRLRRALRDVGAPVELLSRPYRLVGEVHADLLCAREALRAGDLDRALHAAVGPVLPRSASPGVASIRAELGEALREAVAQDADVEQLWAYLGRPEARDDVELWGAALRLLPTDSPRRALAVSTLERIERDLA; encoded by the coding sequence ATGAGCTCGACCCTCGCCACCGGCGCCTACCGACGCGCCGTGGACCGGGCCCACGAGTCCCTCGACTCGGTCCGCCTGTCGCTCGCGCCGTCGTCGTCCACCGCTCCGACCGGCGCGGACCAGGGCCTGCGCGCCGCCCTCCAGGGGCTGCGGCGGGAGATCCGCGAGTCCTGGCTGCGCTCCCTCGGCGCCCTCACCCCCGCGGGGTCGGCCCTCGACGCCGGGGCGTCCGCGACCGCGGCCGCGGTGCCCGGTCAGACCGACCCGGCCACCCTCTCCGACGACGACCTCGCCGCCGCCCGCCGAGACCAGCGCCTCGCCGTGGCCCTGCCGGTGGTCCGACGCATGCTCATCCACCCCGCGGCCGAGGCCGGGATGCTCGCCGCGATCGGCAACGCGCGCGGCCACCTGCTGTGGGTCGAGGGCGACCGGACCGCGGTGCGCCACGCCGAGACCATGGGCTTCGTGGCCGGCGCCGACTGGTCCGAGGCGTCCATGGGCACCTCCGCCCCCGGCATCGTCCTCGCGACCGGCGCCCCCACGCAGGTCAGCCGCGGCGAGCACCTGAGCCCGCGCGTGCACCCGTGGAGCTGTTCGGCCGTCCCGCTCACGGACCCGGCCACCGGGCGGCTCGTCGGGGTCCTGGACCTCACGGGCGGGGAGGACGCCGTCAGCCACCTCGCCCTGCCGCTGCTCCAGGCCACCGTGGACGCCGTGCACGCCGCCTGGCGGGACCTGCCCGCCCCGTCCCGGGGCCGTTCCCGCGGCACCGTCCCGACGCCGGGCCCCTCGGCTCCGCCGTCCGCCTCGCCGGGGCCGAGCCCCGCCGGCGCGCCGCACCGCCACGACGAGGCCGCGGGCCTGCTGCGCGTCACCGGCCACCTGCCGCCCACGCTGGACGGGGTCGAGCTCACCGGCCGGCACGCCGAGATCCTCACCCTCCTCGCGTGGCACGGCCCGGGCCTGACCGGCGCCGAGCTCGAGGTCGCGCTGTATCCCGAGGAGATGGCCGGGCCCCGGTCCGCGCCGGGCGACGCCCCCGCCCGCGCCATCTCGCTGCGCGCCGAGGTGCATCGACTCCGCCGGGCGCTGCGGGACGTGGGGGCGCCGGTGGAGCTGCTGTCCCGGCCGTACCGGCTCGTGGGGGAGGTGCACGCGGACCTGCTGTGCGCGCGGGAGGCGCTGCGCGCCGGGGATCTGGACCGTGCGCTGCACGCGGCGGTTGGGCCGGTGCTGCCGCGGTCGGCGTCCCCCGGTGTCGCCTCGATCCGCGCGGAGCTGGGGGAGGCGCTGCGCGAGGCCGTCGCCCAGGACGCGGATGTCGAACAGCTCTGGGCCTACCTGGGCCGCCCCGAGGCCCGCGACGACGTCGAGCTCTGGGGCGCCGCCCTGCGTCTGCTGCCGACGGACTCGCCGCGGCGCGCGCTCGCCGTGTCCACGCTCGAGCGGATCGAGCGGGACCTGGCCTGA
- a CDS encoding DUF779 domain-containing protein — protein MTVPSSSAEHAPALEARPEMPGETLSRVAMTSAALELIRRLLPIHGPLMFHQSGGCCDGSAPMCYPAGDFTTGAADVLLGTFALPAEGDQAAVEIPFWMSAAQFEYWKHTHLTLDVVDGRGSGFSVEAPEGKRFLIRSRLMAGSG, from the coding sequence ATGACCGTGCCGTCCTCGTCGGCGGAGCATGCGCCCGCGCTCGAGGCTCGCCCCGAGATGCCGGGCGAGACCCTGTCCCGCGTCGCCATGACGTCCGCGGCGCTCGAGCTGATCCGCCGACTCCTCCCGATCCATGGCCCGCTCATGTTCCACCAGTCCGGCGGTTGCTGCGACGGGTCCGCGCCCATGTGCTATCCCGCCGGCGACTTCACGACCGGCGCCGCCGACGTCCTGCTGGGCACCTTCGCGCTGCCGGCCGAGGGGGACCAGGCCGCCGTGGAGATCCCGTTCTGGATGTCCGCCGCCCAGTTCGAGTACTGGAAGCACACCCACCTCACCCTGGACGTGGTGGACGGGCGCGGCTCCGGCTTCTCCGTCGAGGCGCCCGAGGGCAAGCGGTTCCTGATCCGTTCGCGGTTGATGGCCGGCTCAGGATGA
- a CDS encoding GNAT family N-acetyltransferase, which produces MLPDPSPTVTVDGLLLRPLRAADEIAAREADAELHREGFDFLMAGTRSFPAIRRAFAAEARGDVEPGRVPASFYVGVDENGELVGRVSVRWELNEALRHVNGHVGYAVRPAFRRRGHAVRLLRGALTLLAARGVSAALLTCDETNTASVATIRACGGVLRDRVEAGLDGAPLPVPKLRFDVPTTAA; this is translated from the coding sequence ATGCTCCCGGACCCCAGCCCCACCGTCACCGTGGACGGCCTCCTGCTGCGCCCGCTGCGCGCCGCGGACGAGATCGCGGCGCGCGAGGCGGACGCCGAACTGCATCGGGAGGGGTTCGACTTCCTGATGGCCGGCACCCGCTCCTTCCCCGCGATCCGCCGCGCGTTCGCCGCCGAGGCGCGCGGCGACGTCGAACCCGGCCGGGTGCCCGCGTCCTTCTACGTGGGCGTGGACGAGAACGGCGAGCTGGTGGGCCGGGTGTCCGTGCGGTGGGAGCTGAACGAGGCGCTGCGGCACGTCAACGGGCACGTGGGCTACGCGGTGCGCCCCGCGTTCCGGCGGCGGGGGCACGCCGTGCGCCTGCTGCGGGGCGCGCTGACGCTGCTGGCCGCGCGCGGGGTGTCCGCCGCCCTGCTCACGTGCGACGAGACGAACACCGCCTCCGTGGCCACGATCCGTGCGTGCGGGGGCGTGCTGCGGGACCGGGTCGAGGCGGGCCTCGACGGTGCGCCCCTCCCCGTCCCCAAGCTGCGCTTCGACGTCCCCACGACGGCGGCCTGA